Proteins from one Legionella taurinensis genomic window:
- the ileS gene encoding isoleucine--tRNA ligase: MAEYKETLNLPDTAFPMKANLAQREPQRLADWQAGQTYEKIRKARAGAEKFILHDGPPYANGHLHCGHALNKILKDIIVKSKTLSGYDAPFVPGWDCHGLPIELNVEKKAGKAGVKISARDFRQKCREYAASQIAIQREEFKRLGVFGDWERPYATFDFSYEANIIRALGKIIANGHLQQGFKPVHWCIDCGSALAEAEVDYEDKVSPSIDVAFVARDPAAVLAAISANLAVKPVIVPIWTTTPWTLPANEAVCLNPEIQYELVEADDRYFLVAADLVDTVMARYGFEAFVRHAQLAGKDLLNTLLRHPFNERTVPIVLGEHVTTDSGTGCVHTAPAHGPDDYQIGQQYNLPLINPVMANGCYSSEVPLFAGLPVLKANDKVIEVLQERGVLLHCEKLTHSYPHCWRHKTPMIFLATPQWFISMDKNGLREKIKATIDRVNWVPEWGKARIGNMVETRPDWCISRQRAWGTPMPLFVHKATRELHPDTVRLIEAVAQLVEKKGIDAWFELDSEALLGNDAEHYEKITDTLDVWFDSGVSHYAVLKQNEALNYPADVYFEGSDQHRGWFNSSLTTAVAIDGHAPYKTVLTHGYTVDAEGRKLSKSKGNYIALDKLVAQHGADILRLWVASTDYKHEVSISDEIIKRNADAYRRIRNTARFLLANLFDFELNTHGVAVEEMVELDRWAIKRCQQLQDEILAAYENYQFHVIYQKVHNFCAVDLGSFYLDVIKDRQYTTPKNSIARRSCQTAMYHIIHALTRWLAPILSFTAEEIWQEIPSQSDESVFLTTWYQDWPAIDGVDMMFWQQLQLVRDEVNKALEIERQQGAIGSGLAAEVVLYANPDLFARLQAVENELRFLLITSSAVLRPFDQAPAAAMRNEELGMAVGVKAIPYEKCERCWHRRQDVGQDLTHTQLCLRCVDNISGRDETRVFA; this comes from the coding sequence ATGGCAGAATACAAAGAAACGTTAAATTTACCCGATACGGCTTTTCCCATGAAAGCCAATCTCGCCCAACGCGAACCTCAGCGGCTTGCCGATTGGCAGGCAGGGCAAACCTATGAAAAAATCAGAAAAGCGCGTGCGGGTGCTGAAAAATTTATTCTGCATGACGGCCCCCCTTACGCTAACGGCCATCTGCATTGCGGCCATGCCTTAAATAAAATCCTTAAAGACATCATCGTGAAATCCAAAACCTTAAGCGGCTATGATGCCCCTTTTGTTCCCGGTTGGGATTGCCATGGTTTGCCCATTGAGTTGAATGTCGAGAAGAAAGCAGGAAAAGCCGGTGTCAAAATCAGTGCGCGGGACTTTCGTCAAAAATGCCGCGAGTATGCCGCCAGTCAAATTGCTATTCAGCGTGAAGAGTTTAAACGTCTGGGCGTGTTTGGCGATTGGGAGCGGCCCTATGCCACGTTTGATTTTAGTTACGAAGCCAATATTATCCGGGCGCTTGGGAAAATAATTGCCAACGGTCATTTGCAGCAGGGCTTTAAGCCTGTTCACTGGTGCATCGATTGCGGTTCCGCGCTGGCGGAAGCCGAGGTCGACTATGAAGACAAGGTATCGCCTTCCATTGACGTGGCCTTTGTGGCTCGCGATCCCGCGGCTGTTTTAGCTGCTATTTCTGCGAATCTGGCGGTCAAACCCGTGATTGTTCCCATTTGGACGACCACGCCATGGACCCTGCCTGCGAATGAAGCCGTGTGCCTCAACCCTGAGATTCAGTACGAACTGGTCGAAGCGGACGACCGTTACTTCCTTGTTGCGGCGGATCTGGTTGACACGGTGATGGCGCGTTATGGCTTTGAAGCGTTTGTACGTCATGCTCAACTCGCCGGCAAAGACTTGCTTAACACGCTGTTACGGCATCCTTTCAATGAACGCACCGTGCCGATTGTCCTCGGTGAGCATGTCACCACCGACTCGGGAACGGGTTGCGTGCACACCGCGCCCGCCCATGGGCCGGATGATTACCAGATCGGCCAGCAGTATAACCTGCCATTGATTAATCCAGTCATGGCGAATGGCTGCTACAGCAGTGAGGTGCCGCTTTTTGCTGGTTTGCCCGTTTTGAAAGCCAATGACAAGGTCATTGAGGTTCTGCAGGAACGTGGTGTCCTGCTTCATTGTGAGAAACTGACCCACAGTTATCCCCATTGCTGGCGTCATAAAACCCCCATGATTTTTCTGGCTACCCCGCAATGGTTCATCTCCATGGATAAAAATGGCTTGCGCGAAAAGATAAAAGCCACCATTGATCGCGTCAACTGGGTCCCTGAATGGGGCAAAGCCCGCATTGGCAACATGGTTGAAACCCGTCCTGACTGGTGCATTTCAAGGCAAAGAGCCTGGGGAACACCCATGCCCCTGTTTGTGCATAAAGCCACTCGCGAGTTGCACCCCGATACCGTGAGGTTGATTGAAGCGGTTGCGCAGTTGGTAGAGAAAAAAGGCATTGATGCCTGGTTTGAATTAGACAGTGAAGCGTTATTGGGCAACGACGCAGAGCACTACGAGAAAATAACCGACACGCTCGATGTCTGGTTTGATTCTGGGGTATCGCACTATGCCGTATTGAAGCAGAATGAAGCCCTCAACTACCCTGCGGATGTGTATTTTGAAGGATCGGATCAGCATCGCGGCTGGTTTAATTCATCCTTAACCACCGCCGTCGCCATCGATGGTCATGCCCCGTATAAGACCGTGCTGACTCATGGGTATACCGTGGATGCCGAAGGTCGTAAGCTGTCGAAATCCAAGGGTAATTACATTGCTCTGGATAAACTCGTGGCTCAGCATGGCGCCGATATTCTGCGCTTGTGGGTAGCGTCCACGGATTACAAGCACGAAGTCAGTATTTCTGATGAAATCATCAAGCGCAATGCCGATGCCTACCGCCGCATTCGCAACACCGCCCGGTTCTTATTGGCGAATCTCTTTGATTTTGAATTGAACACCCATGGCGTGGCCGTTGAGGAGATGGTTGAGCTGGATCGTTGGGCGATCAAGCGCTGCCAGCAATTGCAGGACGAGATTTTAGCAGCCTATGAGAATTACCAATTCCATGTCATTTATCAAAAAGTCCACAATTTCTGTGCGGTGGATCTGGGCAGTTTTTACCTGGACGTGATTAAAGACAGGCAATACACCACACCCAAAAACAGCATTGCCCGGCGCTCCTGTCAAACGGCCATGTATCATATTATTCACGCCTTGACACGCTGGCTTGCCCCCATTTTATCGTTTACCGCGGAAGAAATCTGGCAAGAAATTCCCAGCCAATCAGATGAATCGGTATTCCTGACCACCTGGTATCAGGATTGGCCGGCGATAGACGGCGTGGATATGATGTTCTGGCAACAATTGCAACTGGTTCGCGATGAAGTCAATAAAGCCCTGGAAATCGAGCGTCAGCAGGGTGCCATTGGTTCAGGTCTGGCGGCCGAAGTGGTGTTATACGCCAACCCGGACTTGTTCGCCCGCCTGCAAGCGGTTGAGAATGAGTTGCGCTTTCTGCTGATCACTTCCAGTGCGGTCTTGCGGCCGTTTGATCAGGCGCCGGCGGCAGCCATGCGCAATGAGGAGCTGGGCATGGCGGTGGGAGTCAAAGCCATCCCCTATGAAAAATGTGAACGCTGCTGGCACAGGCGCCAGGACGTAGGGCAGGATTTAACCCATACTCAACTCTGCCTGCGGTGCGTGGATAACATTTCCGGTCGTGATGAAACGAGGGTGTTTGCATGA
- the aroB gene encoding 3-dehydroquinate synthase, which translates to MAKFNASWALQVKLPAKTYPIIIGHDVLSQADLLPRYVPSRQVMIISNETIAPLYLDKVRSLFTDRQCDQLILPDGERYKAQDSLARIYDELIQKQHHRDTTLIALGGGVIGDMTGFAASTYHRGTHFIQIPTTLLAQVDASIGGKTAINHPAGKNLIGSFYQPDAVIIDLDTLKTLPPREFRAGLAEVIKYALLEGGDFFERVYQALMQGLANNDSPDLAGIISECCRIKAAIVTEDERETGKRALLNLGHTFAHALETHSRYQRWLHGEAVAIGLYCAAQLSSRLGFLGEEQVILIDEMLTLAKLPSRIPGDIPLEELRAIMSQDKKIKNNKLRFILLKGIGDCYIEDEVTESALREVLKCAVEGEVIHVKQG; encoded by the coding sequence ATGGCGAAGTTTAATGCGAGTTGGGCCTTGCAGGTGAAGTTGCCTGCAAAAACCTACCCCATCATCATCGGCCATGATGTGTTGTCCCAGGCAGACTTATTACCGCGGTATGTTCCATCCAGGCAGGTCATGATCATCAGCAACGAGACGATTGCACCGTTATACCTGGATAAGGTGCGTTCGCTGTTTACTGACAGACAATGCGACCAGTTGATTTTGCCGGATGGCGAGAGGTATAAAGCGCAGGACAGCCTTGCCCGAATTTATGATGAATTGATCCAAAAGCAACATCACCGCGACACGACACTCATTGCCTTAGGGGGCGGGGTGATTGGCGACATGACTGGGTTTGCTGCCTCGACTTATCATCGCGGAACGCATTTTATCCAGATTCCAACCACCCTGCTGGCTCAGGTCGATGCGTCGATTGGCGGTAAAACAGCGATAAACCACCCGGCCGGGAAAAACCTGATTGGTAGTTTTTATCAGCCGGATGCCGTCATTATTGATCTTGACACCTTAAAAACCCTGCCGCCGCGGGAATTTCGCGCGGGGCTTGCTGAAGTCATCAAGTATGCTCTGCTTGAAGGCGGTGATTTTTTTGAACGGGTGTATCAGGCCTTAATGCAGGGCTTAGCGAATAACGACTCGCCTGATTTAGCCGGGATAATCAGCGAATGTTGCCGTATCAAGGCAGCGATTGTAACGGAGGACGAGCGCGAAACCGGCAAACGAGCCCTGCTTAATCTAGGGCATACGTTTGCACACGCTTTGGAAACCCACAGCCGCTATCAACGCTGGCTGCATGGCGAAGCAGTAGCCATCGGTCTTTATTGCGCCGCCCAACTTTCCTCCCGACTGGGTTTTCTTGGGGAGGAGCAGGTGATTCTGATTGATGAGATGTTGACTCTTGCGAAATTACCGTCGCGTATCCCGGGGGATATTCCTCTGGAGGAATTGCGTGCCATAATGTCGCAGGATAAAAAAATTAAAAATAATAAGTTGCGCTTCATCCTGCTTAAAGGCATTGGTGACTGTTACATTGAAGATGAGGTAACAGAATCGGCTTTACGAGAGGTTTTGAAGTGTGCTGTCGAAGGAGAAGTTATCCATGTCAAACAAGGGTGA
- the lspA gene encoding signal peptidase II → MKKWLWFLLSLVVLGLDQLSKYAAAIWLNAYQPKPIMPMVNLTLAYNTGAAFSFLSGVGGWNRWFFAGFSIAMSIVLIVWLIRLPKQAVLQSLAVSLILGGAVGNLYDRAFLGHVIDFIDVYYKNHHWPVFNLADSAICLGAVLLLIDLCKNPGR, encoded by the coding sequence ATGAAAAAATGGCTCTGGTTTCTGTTAAGCCTCGTGGTCCTGGGGCTTGATCAGCTCAGTAAATACGCGGCGGCAATCTGGCTCAATGCTTACCAGCCGAAGCCGATTATGCCCATGGTCAATTTGACGCTGGCCTACAACACCGGCGCTGCGTTCAGCTTTTTAAGCGGCGTCGGCGGGTGGAACCGCTGGTTTTTTGCAGGTTTCAGTATTGCCATGAGCATTGTCCTGATCGTCTGGCTCATCCGTTTACCGAAACAGGCTGTGCTGCAATCCTTAGCCGTGAGTCTCATTCTGGGCGGCGCGGTAGGAAATCTGTACGATCGGGCTTTTTTAGGGCATGTGATTGATTTTATTGACGTGTATTACAAAAACCATCATTGGCCAGTATTTAATTTGGCCGACAGCGCCATTTGTCTAGGGGCGGTTTTATTGCTGATTGATTTATGCAAAAACCCCGGTCGATAA
- the ribF gene encoding bifunctional riboflavin kinase/FAD synthetase produces MRLLRGISFNPFVQGSVVTIGNFDGVHLGHRALLTQLRQQAEQLNLPSVVILFEPQPGEYLHPETAPARLSTLREKLALVKELGIDYVYCLRFNQSLATMTADEFARTYFFDRLNMRYLLVGGDFRFGYKRQGDIHLLRQMAKTRNCTVETVEDYTARGVRVSSTRIRQLLAEASLDEASLLLDRTYSLCGRVSRGEGRGRQWGIPTANLSGRRVNLPLHGVFCVKVKRQNGQVIEGVANLGRRPTVDGSKVVLEVHLFDFNGNLYGEFLQVFFLHKLRDEKKFSSIDELIAQIQDDIVAAKAAFRQPASRLT; encoded by the coding sequence ATGAGGCTGTTGCGCGGAATATCATTCAATCCATTCGTTCAGGGCTCGGTGGTCACCATCGGTAATTTTGATGGCGTTCATCTGGGGCACCGTGCGTTGTTGACTCAATTGCGTCAGCAGGCGGAACAACTGAATTTACCCAGCGTGGTTATTTTGTTTGAGCCTCAACCCGGCGAATACCTCCATCCCGAGACAGCGCCTGCCCGATTATCCACTTTGCGGGAGAAATTAGCGCTGGTGAAGGAATTGGGCATTGATTATGTTTATTGTTTGCGCTTTAATCAGTCTTTAGCCACCATGACGGCCGATGAGTTTGCCCGCACGTATTTTTTTGATCGCCTGAACATGCGGTATCTGCTGGTGGGCGGCGATTTCCGTTTTGGTTATAAGCGTCAGGGGGATATTCATCTGCTCAGGCAGATGGCTAAAACCAGGAATTGCACAGTGGAAACCGTTGAGGATTACACGGCCAGAGGCGTACGAGTGAGTTCCACCCGGATTCGCCAGCTATTGGCTGAGGCCAGTCTTGACGAGGCCTCGCTGCTGCTTGACCGCACTTACAGCCTGTGCGGGCGGGTTAGCCGCGGTGAAGGCAGGGGACGGCAATGGGGGATCCCGACAGCCAATCTAAGCGGTCGGCGCGTGAATTTGCCTTTGCATGGGGTGTTTTGTGTCAAGGTAAAGCGGCAGAATGGCCAGGTCATCGAGGGGGTGGCCAATCTCGGAAGACGGCCCACCGTTGACGGCAGCAAGGTGGTGTTGGAAGTCCATTTGTTTGATTTTAATGGCAATTTGTACGGCGAGTTTTTGCAGGTTTTTTTCCTGCATAAATTGCGGGATGAAAAGAAATTTTCATCCATCGATGAGTTAATTGCACAGATACAGGACGATATTGTTGCGGCAAAAGCAGCCTTTCGGCAACCCGCATCCAGGTTAACCTAA
- the aroK gene encoding shikimate kinase AroK: protein MSIVKVRNIFLIGPMGAGKSTIGRTLAKELKLEFFDSDEVIEERAGADISWIYDMEGEEGLRRREQKVIDELTQKTNIVLATGGGVVMLPENRNALAGRGTVIYLKTSLQQQFERTKRDTKRPLLQTDDLEGRLEMLRDEREPFYEELADVSFETDKLTVKAVANNIIKYIYGEV, encoded by the coding sequence ATGAGCATAGTTAAAGTACGAAATATATTTCTAATCGGACCGATGGGTGCAGGAAAAAGTACCATTGGCCGTACTTTGGCAAAAGAGCTCAAACTTGAGTTCTTTGATTCAGACGAAGTAATAGAAGAACGTGCTGGTGCCGATATTTCCTGGATTTATGATATGGAGGGGGAAGAGGGACTTCGCCGACGCGAACAGAAAGTCATTGATGAATTAACCCAGAAAACCAACATTGTGCTGGCGACCGGGGGAGGGGTGGTCATGCTTCCCGAGAATCGCAATGCGCTGGCTGGGCGTGGTACCGTCATTTATTTAAAAACATCATTGCAACAGCAATTTGAACGCACCAAACGCGATACCAAACGTCCATTATTACAAACCGACGATTTGGAAGGGCGTCTGGAAATGTTGCGGGATGAACGCGAACCCTTCTATGAAGAACTCGCAGATGTCAGTTTTGAAACAGACAAACTCACTGTCAAAGCTGTCGCCAATAACATTATTAAATACATTTATGGCGAAGTTTAA
- a CDS encoding universal stress protein: MYKRVLFATDFDEVGIKAAHKAKKIADENGADLLLVHVVEPIPAYAYPGFAGFAEVEVSIREQAEKELAALAKKLSVDDAHCMIEFGSTKNEILRIAKEKKIDLIVTGSHGKHGLALLLGSTANAILHGAECDVLIVRPHVSD, translated from the coding sequence ATGTATAAAAGGGTTTTGTTCGCCACAGATTTCGATGAAGTGGGTATAAAAGCTGCACATAAAGCAAAAAAAATTGCCGATGAGAATGGCGCCGATTTACTCTTGGTGCATGTTGTCGAGCCCATTCCCGCCTACGCTTACCCTGGATTTGCCGGATTTGCCGAAGTGGAAGTGTCCATTCGCGAACAGGCCGAAAAAGAACTGGCAGCGTTAGCCAAGAAGCTGAGCGTGGATGATGCGCATTGCATGATTGAATTTGGTTCCACCAAGAATGAAATTCTCCGCATCGCCAAAGAGAAGAAAATCGATTTAATCGTCACCGGAAGTCATGGCAAGCATGGCTTAGCCCTGCTGTTAGGTTCTACGGCCAATGCTATCCTGCATGGCGCCGAATGTGATGTGCTGATTGTCAGGCCACATGTCAGCGACTAA
- a CDS encoding AAA family ATPase, whose protein sequence is MSNKGESSRPSAETPFKPASWLAKIDFINHLVLFNNVLMAVLAEQGGGKSTFIQLLKANLDPGIKYHTMTAAAPFSADDFLAQMVEAFHLRDDIQPTLASVVEQINERKAHVLMIIDDAHHVPDEFLKQVLDSIKTQEGAAFFHLCIVCDYSLIGSLNRLDKDDYKNLIHTITPGSLSESETKTYLLSYLPSPKRLEKTMSSDRLKQFYQLTGGEIARINLEMHNFFSAEALKDTHKPKSLARRLTLTASLVIVGLACNYIWQNQEALKRTLSFSFPEKPLASTQAIKEQPVVSSLLPIERPLVSEILPFNVAVTKQELQPPPLKRLYEISNGDEEANDNLVVMDKVLVIPKSLARNTEPGQHQPAPTARHQEPAKPVTTAPVLAKAPSSLPGIKEQANAVATAANGGQFTIQLLAGRSPEDLKRFVHAHGIHDAVKVRKVSRNGRVWYVLTLGEYGQIEQAKAAMNHLPPAVIPFKPWIRSVSGLPVVG, encoded by the coding sequence ATGTCAAACAAGGGTGAAAGCAGCAGGCCGTCAGCTGAGACGCCATTTAAGCCGGCATCCTGGCTTGCCAAAATTGATTTTATCAACCATCTGGTTTTGTTTAATAACGTCCTGATGGCTGTTCTTGCCGAGCAGGGGGGGGGTAAAAGTACCTTTATTCAATTGCTGAAGGCCAATCTGGATCCGGGAATTAAATATCACACCATGACCGCTGCCGCGCCATTTTCAGCGGATGATTTTTTAGCGCAGATGGTCGAGGCGTTTCATCTTCGCGATGATATCCAGCCGACTTTAGCCAGTGTGGTGGAGCAAATCAACGAAAGAAAAGCGCACGTTTTAATGATCATCGACGATGCGCATCATGTTCCTGATGAGTTCCTTAAACAAGTTCTGGACAGCATTAAAACTCAGGAAGGGGCTGCCTTCTTCCATTTGTGTATCGTTTGCGATTATTCTTTAATTGGCAGTTTAAATCGCCTGGACAAGGATGATTATAAAAACCTGATTCACACCATTACCCCGGGCTCGCTCAGTGAAAGCGAAACCAAAACCTATCTTTTAAGTTATCTTCCCTCGCCAAAACGACTTGAGAAAACCATGTCCTCCGATCGGTTAAAGCAGTTTTATCAGCTCACTGGCGGCGAAATTGCGCGCATTAACCTTGAAATGCATAATTTCTTCAGTGCCGAGGCATTAAAAGACACTCACAAGCCAAAATCCTTAGCCAGACGCCTGACATTAACGGCAAGCCTGGTGATTGTTGGCCTCGCGTGTAATTACATCTGGCAGAACCAGGAGGCATTAAAGCGGACCCTGTCGTTCTCCTTCCCGGAAAAGCCATTAGCCTCCACGCAGGCTATAAAGGAACAGCCGGTGGTCTCAAGCCTGTTACCCATCGAAAGGCCATTGGTTAGCGAGATTCTGCCGTTTAATGTGGCCGTCACCAAGCAGGAACTGCAACCGCCGCCTTTAAAGCGTCTGTATGAGATTTCCAATGGCGACGAAGAGGCTAATGACAACCTGGTGGTAATGGATAAAGTACTGGTCATTCCCAAGTCGCTGGCGCGAAACACGGAGCCAGGTCAACATCAGCCAGCCCCTACTGCAAGGCACCAGGAGCCGGCAAAACCGGTGACGACAGCGCCTGTGCTGGCTAAAGCCCCGTCTTCATTACCTGGAATAAAAGAGCAGGCTAACGCTGTGGCTACGGCGGCGAATGGCGGACAATTCACCATCCAGTTACTGGCTGGTCGAAGCCCTGAGGATTTAAAACGCTTTGTGCATGCCCATGGCATTCATGATGCCGTTAAGGTCCGGAAAGTCAGCCGTAACGGCCGCGTGTGGTATGTACTGACACTCGGGGAGTACGGGCAGATTGAACAGGCAAAAGCGGCCATGAATCATCTGCCGCCTGCCGTCATTCCCTTTAAACCCTGGATTCGCTCCGTATCCGGTTTACCCGTTGTAGGGTAA
- a CDS encoding type IV pilin protein has translation MNKGFTLIELMIAVVVIAILTTIAYPSYLEYITRARRSDGQSALLDLASRMERFYSERNTYQTATIGTGAATDVRATNVSPDGWYTLSITAQTASAYTLQATPRNAQGTDDTRCQSLTINNLGAKGITNGPGGAPTGPVARCW, from the coding sequence ATGAATAAGGGATTTACATTAATCGAATTGATGATCGCCGTGGTGGTCATCGCCATATTGACTACCATCGCTTATCCCAGCTACCTTGAATACATTACACGTGCGAGACGCAGCGATGGGCAATCCGCTCTTCTTGATTTAGCCAGCCGCATGGAGCGTTTTTATTCCGAACGCAATACCTATCAGACAGCCACCATCGGCACAGGCGCCGCGACCGACGTGCGCGCCACCAACGTGTCCCCTGACGGCTGGTATACCCTTTCCATTACGGCACAAACCGCCTCTGCCTACACCTTGCAGGCTACGCCGAGGAACGCTCAGGGAACCGATGACACGCGTTGCCAATCCCTGACCATCAATAACCTCGGCGCCAAAGGCATCACCAATGGCCCAGGTGGGGCGCCAACCGGTCCGGTCGCCCGTTGCTGGTGA
- a CDS encoding multidrug DMT transporter permease gives MVTEKFFGNQSIIVTLDVDALLFDRLKQIAHAGFSIVEINTCDQNLLKKILEDFPGLRIGAGNVISTQQLEDCYQAGVHFISSPGFLPAIAQTAAIYSVNYLPGIATISEAMQVIALGYHQARPYPATLSFCALLNKNLPMLRLFPAEIEWDEAEHYLNLPAVAAVSILNPESKQLSALSTGVFA, from the coding sequence ATCGTGACAGAAAAGTTCTTTGGTAATCAATCAATCATTGTGACACTGGATGTTGACGCCCTCTTATTTGACCGTTTAAAACAAATTGCCCATGCCGGATTTTCCATTGTTGAAATCAATACCTGCGATCAGAATCTCTTAAAGAAGATTCTTGAGGATTTTCCCGGTTTGCGGATAGGTGCCGGTAATGTCATCAGTACTCAGCAACTCGAAGATTGTTATCAGGCTGGCGTTCACTTTATTTCAAGCCCGGGGTTTTTACCGGCCATCGCGCAGACAGCCGCGATTTATTCTGTCAACTATTTACCGGGGATTGCCACCATTTCTGAAGCGATGCAGGTCATCGCCTTGGGTTACCATCAGGCGAGGCCCTATCCAGCGACCCTGTCTTTCTGTGCCCTGCTCAATAAAAACCTGCCCATGCTTCGCTTATTTCCCGCTGAAATTGAATGGGATGAAGCAGAACATTATTTGAATTTACCCGCCGTTGCCGCTGTCAGCATTTTAAATCCGGAAAGCAAACAGCTGAGTGCCTTATCGACCGGGGTTTTTGCATAA
- the pnuC gene encoding nicotinamide riboside transporter PnuC, with amino-acid sequence MLLDLSGTLASLLCTFYLIRLSRIAWILGLTANLINGWLYWHKGIYADTVLEVFYLVSTAYGWLKWQQSPAANRREIRSLSCNQWLMAGLAFVSLYVLIVIGLKHFTSTTVADLDALTTALSLIAQVLMCHKVLESWLLWLVTDSVYAYLYWLKDLPFHVLLMIVYTGMALTGYGIWIRQQRMLQPSDPVETALPYNG; translated from the coding sequence ATGTTACTGGATTTATCAGGCACGTTAGCCTCGTTGTTGTGCACCTTTTACCTTATTCGTTTAAGCCGCATCGCCTGGATTCTTGGCTTGACAGCCAACCTCATTAACGGCTGGCTCTACTGGCACAAAGGCATTTATGCTGACACTGTGCTGGAAGTGTTCTATTTAGTAAGCACCGCTTACGGCTGGCTGAAATGGCAACAATCCCCGGCCGCAAACCGCCGTGAAATCCGCTCGCTGTCATGCAATCAATGGCTGATGGCTGGCCTGGCATTCGTCAGTCTTTATGTTTTGATTGTCATCGGCCTTAAGCACTTCACATCCACAACCGTTGCTGATCTGGACGCGTTGACTACCGCCTTAAGTTTAATCGCCCAGGTGTTGATGTGTCATAAAGTTCTGGAGAGCTGGCTGCTCTGGTTGGTGACGGACTCGGTGTATGCCTACCTTTATTGGCTTAAGGACCTGCCCTTTCATGTTCTGTTAATGATTGTTTACACCGGTATGGCATTAACGGGCTATGGGATTTGGATCAGACAGCAGCGGATGCTTCAGCCGTCTGATCCTGTTGAAACCGCATTACCCTACAACGGGTAA